From a single Desulfobacterales bacterium genomic region:
- a CDS encoding GTPase domain-containing protein, producing MAFVNLKNKEIQVKIVYYGPGRGGKTTNLEYIYKKFGKRIKTEMVTVKTHGDRTLFFDFLPFDIGLINGYAVKIQLYTVPGQVKYNATRRLVLRGVDGIVFVADAMAVRREKNILSLKNLQENLANYKKSIFKIPCVMQYNKLDLLEQGIPLLTTDTLEKDLNDQLKRPSFSASALKGTNVVATLKKIISMTVASIKRDLK from the coding sequence ATGGCATTCGTAAACTTAAAAAATAAAGAAATCCAGGTAAAAATTGTTTATTACGGCCCCGGTAGGGGCGGCAAAACCACGAACCTGGAATATATATACAAAAAGTTTGGAAAGCGCATCAAAACTGAGATGGTCACGGTAAAAACCCACGGTGATCGAACGCTTTTCTTTGACTTCTTGCCGTTTGATATTGGCCTGATCAATGGGTATGCAGTTAAAATTCAACTGTATACCGTACCCGGACAGGTGAAATACAATGCCACCCGGCGTCTGGTCCTCAGAGGTGTCGATGGTATCGTTTTTGTGGCTGATGCGATGGCCGTGCGTCGTGAAAAAAACATATTGTCCTTAAAAAATCTTCAGGAAAATCTTGCCAACTATAAAAAGAGTATCTTTAAGATTCCGTGTGTCATGCAATATAACAAGCTGGATCTTTTAGAGCAGGGAATTCCGTTGCTGACGACAGATACGCTTGAAAAAGATCTGAATGACCAGCTCAAAAGGCCTTCTTTTTCAGCCAGTGCTTTGAAAGGCACCAATGTCGTGGCAACCTTGAAAAAAATCATCTCAATGACCGTGGCATCTATTAAACGGGATTTGAAATAG
- a CDS encoding response regulator, giving the protein MIKNVLLVDDDTEMLHALKEGFKRYLESFAVLLAEDGVQALEVLKQNIISLVVTDLKMPNMDGFELLAHIMQHYPDIPVIIITGYSTPEMEQLAREGGAVGYIAKPFLIENLARQILITLRKESEGGTLHNISSGMFLQLIEMEQKTCTIRLEEKASAQKGILFFRDGELLDARVNKMQGEAAAHIIFSWDAVNLSIQNGCALKENKIHSDLQPLILEAMRRKDEEEEPEVVPEGVMEQIKSQPETPVQRLNRLKAKIEAEIGQQCGLEDLYQDALWDSHVTQLSKIGTFFNMGKFMLAYIDKGDSNDYILVPGQKTTVLTVDPRCPRDKILRVISN; this is encoded by the coding sequence ATGATAAAGAACGTTCTGCTGGTAGATGATGACACAGAGATGCTGCATGCCCTCAAAGAGGGCTTCAAGCGCTACTTGGAGTCCTTTGCTGTATTGTTGGCTGAGGACGGTGTGCAAGCTCTTGAAGTTTTGAAACAAAATATCATTTCCTTGGTTGTTACCGACTTGAAAATGCCCAATATGGACGGTTTTGAATTACTGGCCCATATCATGCAGCATTACCCGGACATACCGGTCATTATTATTACCGGTTACAGCACGCCGGAAATGGAACAACTTGCACGTGAGGGGGGGGCGGTCGGTTATATTGCCAAGCCTTTTTTGATCGAAAATTTGGCCCGTCAGATTTTAATAACACTAAGAAAGGAATCTGAAGGCGGCACCCTGCATAACATATCTTCCGGTATGTTTTTACAGTTAATTGAAATGGAGCAAAAAACCTGTACGATTCGCTTGGAGGAAAAAGCTAGCGCCCAAAAAGGAATTTTATTTTTCAGAGATGGTGAATTGTTAGATGCACGGGTCAACAAAATGCAAGGGGAGGCTGCCGCTCATATAATTTTTTCATGGGATGCGGTCAATCTTTCAATCCAGAATGGCTGCGCTTTAAAGGAAAATAAAATTCACAGCGATTTGCAACCGCTTATTTTGGAGGCCATGCGACGTAAAGATGAGGAAGAAGAGCCGGAAGTCGTGCCCGAAGGTGTCATGGAGCAGATTAAGTCTCAGCCGGAAACACCGGTGCAACGGCTTAACCGGCTCAAGGCGAAAATAGAAGCAGAAATCGGGCAGCAATGTGGCCTGGAAGATTTATACCAGGATGCACTCTGGGACAGCCATGTCACACAGCTATCGAAAATTGGGACGTTTTTCAATATGGGTAAATTTATGCTCGCATACATTGATAAGGGTGATAGCAACGATTACATTCTGGTACCGGGTCAAAAGACCACAGTGCTTACCGTTGATCCCCGGTGCCCCAGAGATAAAATTTTGAGGGTTATCAGCAACTGA
- a CDS encoding helix-turn-helix domain-containing protein, whose amino-acid sequence MDFSSSELSAMIFKRVVRQDIEEFPLDPQMLSVFMELDGKTPLGRVAQKAGITMSSMRELIAKLMQNGLVQKVEQGIATLDKDFFDYLVVHLSLAVGPIAQVLIEEEVSRLGYKLSQFPGHCVAELIDNLAREIRREDKKDVFLKSMAVKIREKKYLSP is encoded by the coding sequence ATGGATTTTTCGTCAAGCGAATTATCCGCTATGATTTTCAAGCGTGTCGTCCGACAAGATATTGAAGAATTCCCGCTCGATCCCCAGATGCTTTCCGTATTTATGGAATTAGACGGAAAGACACCCTTGGGCCGGGTGGCACAGAAAGCTGGAATCACAATGAGTTCAATGCGTGAGCTTATTGCTAAGCTGATGCAAAATGGGCTGGTTCAAAAGGTGGAGCAAGGCATTGCTACACTGGATAAAGATTTTTTCGATTATCTAGTGGTCCATCTCTCACTGGCCGTCGGTCCCATTGCTCAGGTGCTAATTGAAGAAGAAGTTAGTCGGCTGGGCTATAAGCTATCCCAGTTCCCGGGGCATTGTGTCGCCGAACTCATCGATAATCTTGCCCGCGAGATTCGACGTGAAGACAAAAAAGATGTTTTTCTAAAATCAATGGCCGTCAAAATACGTGAAAAAAAATATTTATCACCATGA
- a CDS encoding roadblock/LC7 domain-containing protein has translation MSYTLGQKQLDSIEDILNQDLIENGVRCVFLIDMAGNIIANLDNGEKQHDIYSLAALAAGNFGAVSAMAKIIGENEFSLLFHKGTKENIHFNKITTEFLLITIFGNDISLGFLRLKVADSVDQLKTILGPLLSL, from the coding sequence TTGTCATACACGCTTGGTCAAAAACAGCTCGATAGCATTGAGGATATTTTAAATCAGGACCTGATTGAAAATGGGGTTCGTTGTGTTTTTCTGATTGATATGGCCGGTAATATTATTGCCAATCTCGACAATGGAGAAAAGCAGCACGATATCTATTCACTGGCCGCCCTGGCTGCCGGTAATTTTGGTGCTGTCAGCGCGATGGCCAAAATCATCGGTGAAAACGAATTTTCATTGCTGTTTCATAAAGGTACAAAAGAAAATATCCATTTCAATAAGATAACCACCGAATTTTTACTGATTACTATATTCGGCAATGATATCTCTTTGGGTTTTTTGAGATTGAAAGTCGCCGATTCTGTTGACCAATTAAAAACAATACTAGGGCCGCTTCTGTCGCTTTAA
- a CDS encoding PAS domain-containing protein codes for MHNGDYSARRAAEFFDGLPAPLFRSTVEGKIVYCNQAFANLLGFESARDLVDYPVVEFYQNKKDRGHIVHTVIKAGGVFDLPVALKKKDGTPIWCAITAKAILDDDGIVTNLDGVLKEITADIDPNTGTPKIEGPAGNLPQMIIMFDLRGELINVNPAAQEFFGVPKSKLVGKSLSEFLAPSDRDLFMIFLADIFKIGRSETILSILDGKSKVRHLKCQAFLIKTNGRAHHIKCITKDVTQILIQQRQQAESQKFQGVLEMAGGVAHRLNQPLTIVNNQINEILSEMKEDNRLYAKIVKIHNQIKKMNDITDKLGRIRKYEAMDYVAGIKIVDIEKSSWSNDPKEDQ; via the coding sequence ATGCATAACGGAGATTATTCTGCTCGCAGGGCTGCTGAGTTCTTTGACGGCCTACCAGCGCCCCTGTTTCGCTCCACCGTTGAAGGTAAAATAGTTTATTGCAACCAAGCATTTGCGAATCTATTGGGCTTTGAGTCCGCGCGGGACCTTGTTGATTATCCGGTCGTGGAATTTTATCAGAACAAAAAGGATCGCGGCCATATCGTTCATACGGTCATTAAGGCCGGCGGGGTTTTCGATCTGCCTGTGGCGCTTAAAAAAAAGGACGGTACGCCCATATGGTGTGCGATTACCGCTAAAGCCATCCTTGATGATGACGGTATCGTCACCAATCTGGATGGTGTTCTAAAGGAAATTACCGCCGATATTGATCCCAACACGGGCACACCCAAAATTGAAGGACCTGCTGGAAATCTGCCCCAGATGATCATTATGTTTGATCTTCGCGGAGAGTTGATCAATGTGAATCCGGCAGCGCAAGAATTCTTCGGCGTACCCAAGAGCAAGTTGGTGGGAAAATCGCTATCTGAGTTTTTGGCACCCAGCGACCGGGACCTGTTTATGATTTTTCTGGCGGATATTTTTAAAATCGGTCGCAGCGAAACAATATTGTCCATTTTGGACGGCAAATCAAAAGTGCGCCATCTTAAATGTCAGGCCTTCTTGATCAAAACAAACGGGCGCGCACATCATATCAAATGTATTACCAAAGATGTGACCCAAATTCTCATTCAACAACGACAACAGGCGGAAAGTCAAAAATTTCAGGGCGTTTTGGAAATGGCCGGCGGTGTGGCCCATCGCTTGAATCAGCCGTTGACCATTGTCAATAACCAGATCAATGAAATCTTGTCTGAAATGAAAGAGGACAACCGACTTTATGCAAAGATCGTTAAAATTCATAATCAGATTAAGAAAATGAATGATATTACCGATAAATTAGGCAGGATTAGAAAATATGAGGCCATGGACTATGTTGCCGGCATTAAAATCGTCGACATCGAAAAATCCTCCTGGTCCAATGATCCCAAGGAAGACCAATGA
- a CDS encoding zinc-ribbon domain-containing protein, with translation MIVICEECGKKYRIDPSKIRGAAARFKCRVCTHMITVSKQPATAPEAPTVEEVAAEAATDSTSDEMPAAEPEIKLDGSGAKHAASTRKTGLLNLRVKMLLLFFLIPMLLLIGASLLYLWQQDKMATLITDESTNVVNQMAEKKIEDLSTAVAIQCRLYLLANPELVKEDFMNDMGFKTLAVQKVGLTGYTALYEMPDADGVWRTWAHVNPKIIGIDMSTLKKPLGRNFPGFWKIYTGVKGGKRSQGYYTWQDKDGKFREKFMVCTPVAGTPYVVAATTYLDEFHGPVNLMQKRAGELTQKTRWIIWAILGGTVLLIGLIVLIYSHRLTAKIKSLTDVAERISIGDLGIEIKTKARDEIGELAEAISRMQESIRMSIERLRRR, from the coding sequence ATGATTGTCATCTGCGAGGAATGTGGGAAAAAGTACCGAATCGATCCTTCCAAAATAAGAGGTGCTGCAGCGCGTTTTAAATGCCGCGTGTGTACCCACATGATCACGGTCTCAAAGCAACCCGCTACGGCGCCCGAGGCGCCAACAGTTGAAGAAGTGGCTGCTGAAGCGGCAACCGATTCAACGTCAGATGAGATGCCGGCGGCTGAACCTGAGATCAAGCTGGACGGATCCGGCGCTAAACACGCAGCGTCAACGCGCAAAACCGGCCTGCTGAATTTGCGTGTCAAAATGCTGTTATTGTTCTTTCTTATTCCGATGCTTCTGCTCATTGGTGCCAGCCTACTGTATTTATGGCAGCAGGACAAAATGGCAACGCTGATTACCGATGAGAGCACCAATGTGGTTAACCAAATGGCGGAAAAGAAAATTGAGGATCTATCGACAGCGGTTGCCATCCAATGCCGTTTGTATCTGCTGGCAAATCCGGAACTGGTCAAAGAAGACTTTATGAATGATATGGGCTTTAAAACCCTGGCTGTCCAAAAAGTCGGCCTGACCGGCTATACGGCGCTTTATGAGATGCCGGATGCCGATGGTGTCTGGCGCACCTGGGCCCATGTTAATCCAAAGATTATCGGTATTGATATGTCCACATTGAAAAAACCGTTGGGTCGTAATTTTCCCGGTTTCTGGAAGATTTATACGGGTGTTAAAGGGGGCAAACGCTCTCAAGGATATTACACCTGGCAAGACAAAGATGGTAAATTTCGCGAAAAATTTATGGTCTGCACGCCTGTTGCAGGGACGCCGTATGTGGTTGCCGCAACGACCTATTTAGATGAGTTTCATGGACCCGTTAATTTGATGCAAAAACGCGCCGGTGAACTGACCCAAAAAACGCGCTGGATCATATGGGCCATCCTCGGTGGGACTGTATTGCTGATAGGCCTGATCGTTTTAATCTACAGTCATCGGCTGACTGCAAAGATCAAATCATTAACCGATGTCGCCGAGCGCATCAGCATCGGAGACCTGGGCATTGAAATAAAAACAAAAGCCAGAGATGAAATCGGAGAACTGGCTGAAGCCATATCGCGAATGCAGGAAAGCATTCGCATGTCAATAGAACGCCTGCGTCGGCGCTGA